A DNA window from Canis lupus dingo isolate Sandy chromosome 2, ASM325472v2, whole genome shotgun sequence contains the following coding sequences:
- the RBL2 gene encoding retinoblastoma-like protein 2 isoform X2, translating into MKKWEDMANLPPHFRERTERLERNFTVSAVIFKKYEPIFQDIFKYPQEEQPRQQRGRKQRRQPCTVSEVFHFCWVLFIYAKGNFPMISDDLVNSYHLLLCALDLVYGNALQCSNRKELVNPNFKGLSEDFHAKDSKPSSDPPCVIEKLCSLHDGLVLEAKGIKEHFWKPYIRKLYEKKLLKGKEENLTGFLEPGNFGESFKAINKAYEEYVLSVGNLDERIFLGDDAEEEIGTLSKCLNSGSGTETAERVQMKNILQQHFDKSKALRISTPLTGVRYMKDNSPCVTPVSTATHSLSRLHTMLTGLRNAPSEKLEQILRTCSRDPTQAIANRLKEMYEIYSQHCQPDEDFSNSKEIASKHFRFAEMLYYKVLESVIEQEQKRLGDMDLSGILEQDAFHRSLLACCLEVVTFSYKPPGNFPFITEIFDVPLYHFYKVIEVFIRAEDGLCREVVKHLNQIEEQILDHLAWKPESPLWDRIRDNENRVPTCEEVMPPQNLERADDICIAGSPLTPRRVSEVRADTGGLGRSITSPATLYDRYSSPTASSTRRRLFVENDSPSDGGTPGRIPPQPLVNAVPVQNVSGETVSVTPVPGQTLVTMATATVTANNGQTVTIPVQGIANENGGITFFPVQVNVGGQAQAVTSSIQPLSAQALAGSLSSQQVTGTTLQVPGQVAIQQISPGGHQQKQGPPLTGSSIRPRKTSSLSLFFRKVYHLAGVRLRDLCAKLDISDELRKKIWTCFEFSIIQCPELMMDRHLDQLLMCAIYVMAKVTKEDKSFQNIMRCYRTQPQARSQVYRSVLIKGKRKRRNSGSSDSRSHQNSPTELNKDRTSRDSSPVMRSSSTLPVPQPSSAPPTPTRLTGANSDMEEEERGDLIQFYNNIYIKQIKTFAMKYSQANIMDAPPLSPYPFVRTGSPRRIQLSQNHPVYISPHKNETMLSPREKIFYYFSNSPSKRLREINSMIRTGETPTKKRGILLEDGSESPAKRICPENHSALLRRLQDVANDRGSH; encoded by the exons ATGAAGAAGTGGGAAGACATGGCAAATCTCCCCCCACATTTCAGAGAACGTACCGAGAGATTAGAAAGAAACTTCACTGTTTCAGcggtaatttttaagaaatatgaacCCATTTTTCAggacatttttaaatatcctcaAGAGGAGCAGCCCCGtcaacagagaggaagaaaacagcg GCGACAGCCCTGTACCGTGTCtgaagttttccatttttgttggGTGCTCTTTATATATGCAAAAG GTAATTTCCCCATGATTAGTGATGATTTGGTCAATTCTTATCATCTTCTGCTGTGTGCTTTGGACTTGGTTTATGGAAATGCCCTTCAGTGTTCCAATCGTAAAGAATTGGTGAACCCTAATTTTAAAG GCCTGTCTGAAGATTTTCATGCTAAGGACTCTAAACCTTCCTCTGACCCACCTTGTGTCATTGAGAAACTCTGTTCCTTACATGATGGTCTAGTTTTGGAagcaaagggaataaaggaaCATTTCTGGAAACCCTATATTAGgaaactttatgaaaaaaag CtccttaaaggaaaagaagaaaatcttacaGGGTTTTTAGAACCTGGGAATTTTGGAGAGAGTTT tAAAGCCATCAATAAAGCCTATGAGGAGTATGTTTTATCTGTTGGGAATTTAGATGAAAGGATATTTCTTGGAGATGATGCTGAAGAGGAAATTGGGACTCTCTCAAAGTGTCTGAATTCTGGTTCAGGAACAGAGACTGCTGAAAGGGTGCAGATGAAAAACATCTTGCAGCAGCACTTTGACAAG TCTAAAGCACTTAGAATCTCCACACCACTTACTGGTGTGAGGTACATGAAGGATAACAGCCCTTGTGTGACTCCAGTGTCTACAGCAACACACAGCTTAAGCCGTCTTCACACCATGCTAACAGGCCTCAGGAATGCACCAAGTGAGAAACTGGAACAGATACTAAG gacaTGTTCTAGAGATCCAACACAGGCCATTGCCAACAGATTGAAAGAAATGTATGAAATATATTCTCAGCATTGCCAGCCAGATGAGGATTTCAGTAATTCTAAAG AAATTGCCAGCAAACATTTTCGTTTTGCAGAAATGCTTTACTATAAAGTATTAGAATCTGTTATTGAACAGGAACAGAAAAGACTGGGAGACATGGATTTATCT GGCATTCTGGAACAAGATGCATTCCATAGATCACTTTTAGCCTGCTGCCTTGAGGTCGTCACTTTTTCTTATAAGCCTCCTGggaattttccatttattactGAAATATTTGATGTGccactttatcatttttataag gtgATAGAAGTATTCATTAGAGCAGAAGATGGTCTTTGTAGAGAAGTGGTAAAACACCTTAATCAGATTGAAGAACAGATCTTGGATCATTTGGCATGGAAACCAGAGTCTCCACTCTGGGACAGAATTAGAGACAATGAAAACAGAGTTCCTACTTGTGAAGAG GTTATGCCACCCCAGAACCTGGAAAGAGCAGATGATATTTGTATTGCTGGATCTCCTTTGACTCCCAGAAGGGTGAGTGAAGTTCGTGCGGATACTGGAGGACTTGGAAGaa GCATAACATCTCCAGCCACATTATATGATAGATACAGCTCCCCAACAGCCAGCTCTACCAGAAGGCGGCTATTTGTTGAGAATGATAGCCCTTCtgatggagggacacctgggcgcATTCCCCCACAACCCCTCGTCAATGCTGTCCCTGTGCAGAATGTATCTGGGGAGACTGTTTCTGTCACACCAGTTCCTGGACAGACTTTGGTCACTATGGCAACAGCCACTGTCACAGCCAACAATGGACAAACAGTGACCATTCCTGTACAAG GTATTGCGAATGAAAATGGAGGGATAACGTTCTTCCCAGTCCAGGTCAATGTTGGAGGGCAGGCACAAGCCGTGACTAGCTCCATCCAGCCCCTCAGTGCTCAGGCCCTGGCTGGAAGTTTGAGCTCTCAACAGGTGACAGGAACAACCTTGCAAGTCCCTGGTCAGGTGGCCATTCAACAGATTTCCCCAGGTGGACATCAGCAGAAACAAGGCCCACCTTTAACTGGCAGCAGTATTAGACCCAGGAAGACCAGCTCTTTATCACTCTTCTTTAGAAAG GTTTACCACTTGGCAGGTGTCCGCCTTCGGGATCTTTGTGCTAAACTGGATATTTCAGAtgaactgaggaaaaaaatctggacCTGTTTTGAATTCTCCATAATTCAGTGTCCTGAACTTATGATGGACAGACACCTGGACCAGCTGTTGATGTGTGCCATTTATGTGATGGCAAAG GTCACAAAAGAAGATAAGTCCTTCCAGAATATTATGCGTTGTTACAGGACTCAGCCACAGGCCCGGAGCCAG GTATACAGAAGTGTTTTgataaaagggaaaaggaaaagaagaaattctggcAGCAGTGATAGCAGAAGCCATCAGAATTCTCCAACAGAACTAAACAAAGACAGAA CCAGCAGAGACTCCAGTCCTGTCATGAGGTCAAGCAGCACCTTGCCAGTCCCACAGCCTAGCAGTGCCCCTCCGACACCTACTCGTCTCACAGGTGCCAACAGTGACATGGAAGAAGAAGAGCGGGGAGACCTCATTCAGTTCTACAACAATATCtacataaaacaaattaaaacatttgcCATGAAGTACTCACAGGCAAACATA atggaTGCTCCTCCACTCTCTCCCTATCCGTTTGTAAGAACAGGTTCTCCTCGCCGAATACAGCTGTCTCAAAACCATCCTGTCTACATTTctccacataaaaatgaaacaatgctTTCTCCTCGAGAAAAGATTTTCTATTACTTCAGCAACAGTCCTTCAAAG